CCGTGGCCCTGCCCATGGACAGCGCCGGCGCGGCGCTGACCATGGTCAGCGTGCTGAGCGAGCGGCGCCTGAACCGCCTGCTCAACCCGGCGCTTAGCGTGGGCCTGCCGGCCTTCCTCACCAAGGGCGCGGGCATGTTCAGCGGCATGATGCTGAGCCAGTACACGGCGGACATGCTGATCGTCGAGCAGCGTATCCTCAGCGCGCCGGCCTGCGTGCAGTCCATCCCCGCCGCGGCGGACCAGGAGGACTTCGTCAGCATGGGCATGAACACGGCGCTGAAGAACCTGCAGATCCTCGAGAACGGGCGCGCCGTGGTCGGGATCGAATTCATGGCCGCGGCCCAGGCACTGGACTTCCGCGAGCACCAGCCCGGGGCCGGCGTGGCCAAGGCCCGCGAGGTGATCCGCCGCCAGGTGGAGCATCTGGAGATCGACCGCCCGCTCTACAAGGACCACAACACCATGGCCGCGCTGGTGGCCGAGGGTGCCATCCTGCGCGAGGTGGAGGCGGTGGTGGGCTCCCTGGCCGGCTGATCCTCGTCAGGAATCCTACCACAGGGACACAGAGACACAGAGTCAGAAGAGGGAGGGGCGGGATCCGGAACCTGCAGGCTTCCCGCCCCCGCCCAATTCTCAAATCAATCCGAGCCTCTGTGTCTCTGTGCCTCTGTGTTGAGATGTGAGAGGTGAAAGGTGAGTCGGGCGGATCGCGCTGAGCGTGGGGAGTGTGTCAACCATCCCAGACAAGCTCCCAACTGGCGGACCGCGGTGAGAGCCGAGCGCTTGAACGGCCGGAGAGTGACAGCCTGATTGCCGTGGAGCAGTCGGTTGGAGCTTGCCGACTGTAACCCAAAGCGTTACACTCTTCATGCCGATCCACCGATTTCGTCACAAAGGTCTGGAGCAGCTGTTCACCTCGGGATCTCCTCGTGGAGTGCCCGTGGCGCTGGTTCCCCGCCTGCGCTTGGTTCTGGCCCGATTGCAGGCGGCGCGAGAGCTCCGGGACCTGGACCTGCCCGGCCTGCGCCTTCATCGCTTGAAGGGGAACCGTGCGGATGTCTGGGCTGTGCGGATCAGTGGCAACTGGCGCTTGACCTTTCGGTTTGTGGACGGCGAACCTGCCGGCGTGGATTTGGAGGATTACCATTGAGTGCGAGCCGCATGCAGTGCCCGCCCCATCCGGGTGAGGTGTTGTGGGCCCTGTGCCTGGAGCCCTTGGGCCTGAGTGTAACCGAATCCGCAGCGGCCCTAGGAGTCAGCCGCAAGACCCTTTCCGCCATCCTCAACGGCCGGGCGGGAATCAGTCCCGAAATGGCCGTCCGACTCTCCCTGGCTTTCGATACCACGGCGGAGAGCTGGGTCCTCCAGCAGGCCCAGTATGACTTGTGGCGGGCTGAGCAGCACCGCAAGGAGTTCGTGGTGCGTCGGTTGGCGGCGGCCTGAGCGCTTGGCGACGCCTAACATCCGATCCTACTCAGCCCCAATTCCGCATGACCGACAAGCGCTTCCAAGAAAATCCCACCAGAGGCGGCCAAATCGGCTGTTAATCCTCTGACGTTTCCTTCCCCACTTCTTACATTGGTTCACTTTCTATGGATACCTCTCCTGAAGAGCCTGGCCAAGCCGTTGCCGGGCCGGGAGATGGAAAGAAACGAGGAGACGCCATGTCCAAGCGCATGGTCACCATCGACGGCAACGAAGCCGCCGCCTACGTGGCACACCGGACCAACGAGATCTGCGCCATCTATCCCATCACGCCCTCCTCCAACATGGGCGAGTGGGCCGACCAGTGGTCCAGCGAGCAGCGACCGAACATCTGGGGCACCGTGCCGCGGGTGGTGGAGCTCCAGAGCGAGGGCGGCGCTTCCGGCGCCTGCCACGGCGCGCTGCAGACCGGCGCCCTGACCACCACGTTCACGGCCTCCCAGGGCCTGCTGCTGATGATCCCCAACATGTACAAGATCGCCGGGGAGCTGACCAGCACGGTCTTCCACGTCAGCGCGCGCAGCATCGCGGCCCAGGCCCTCTCGATCTTCGGCGACCACAGCGACGTGATGGCCGTGCGCCAGACCGGTTGGGCCATGCTGGCCGCCGGCAGCGTGCAGGAAGTGATGGACATGGCGCTGTGCTCCCAGGCCGTCACCCTGAAGAGCCGCATCCCCGTGCTGCACTTCTTCGACGGCTTCCGCACCAGCCACGAGGTGGCCAAGATCGAGCTCATCGACGACGAGGTGATGCGCTCCATGCTGGACGACGAGTGGATCCTGGCCCACCGTGCCCGCGGCCTGAACCCGGACAACCCCGTCCTGCGCGGCACGGCCCAGAACCCCGACGTCTACTTCCAGGGCCGCGAGACGGTCAACCCCTTCTACAACGAGTTCCCGGGCCACCTGGCCGAGATCTTCGCCCGCTTCGCCCGGCTCACGGGCCGCAGCTACCTGCCCTACGAGTTCTACGGCGACGCCCAGGCCGAAGACGTGCTGGTGATCATGGGCTCGGGCCAGGGCGCCGTCAAGGAGGCCGTGGACCGGCTCAACCGCGAGGGCCGCAAGACCGGCCTGCTCTACGTGCGCATGTACCGGCCCTTCGGCGCCGAGCTGTTCCTCAAGGCCCTGCCGGCCTCGGTCAAGCGCCTGGTCGTGCTGGACCGCACCAAGGAGCCGGGTTGCGCGGGCGAGCCGCTCTACCAGGACGTGCTGACCGCCGTGCAGGAGGGGATCTCCGAGGGCTACGCGGCCTTCAGCGGGCTGCCCCGGGTGATCAGCGGCCGCTACGGCCTGTCCTCGAAGGAGTTCACGCCGGCCATGGTCAAGGCGGTCTTCGACAACCTGACCCTGCCCAAGCCCAAGAACCACTTCACCGTGGGCATCATCGACGACGTGTGTCACACCAGCCTGGAATGGGACAAGGACTGGAGCGCCGAGGACGAGGGCGTCTTCCGCGCCATGTTCTACGGCCTGGGCGCGGACGGCACCGTGGGCGCCAACAAGAACACCATCAAGATCATCGGCGAGGAGACGGACAACTTCGCCCAGGGCTACTTCGTCTACGACTCCAAGAAGTCGGGCTCGATGACCATCAGCCACCTGCGCTTCGGGCGGACGCCCATCCGCGGCAGCTACCTGGTGGACCGGGCCAACTTCATCGGCTGCCACCAGTTCTTCTTCCTTGAGAAGTACGACGTGCTGAAGACGGCGATGCCGGGCTCCACCTTCCTGCTCAACACGAGCTTCAGCCCTGAAGAGGTCTGGGAGCACCTGCCGCGCCACATCCAGAACCACTTGGTGGAGAAGAACATCCGCTTCTTCGTCACCGACGCCTACAAGGTGGCCGCGGCCACGGGCATGGGCCAGCGCATCAACACCGTGATGCAGACCTGTTTCTTCGCCATCAGCGGCGTGCTGCCGCGCGAAGAGGCCATCATGCGCATCAAGGAGACGGTGAAGAAGACCTACGGCCCCAAGGGCGACGCCGTGGTCCAGAAGAACTACGAGGCCATCGACGGCTCGCTGGCCGGCCTCCACGAGGTGAAGGTGCCGGCGGAGGTCAGCAGCCTGATCACCATGAGCCCGCCCGTGACGCCGGACGCCCCGGCCTTCGTGCAGGAGACCATCGCCAAGATCGTCGCCGGGATGGGCGACGAGGTCAAGGTGAGCGAGATGCCCGTGGACGGCACCTGGCCGCTCTCCAGCGCCCGCTACGAAAAGCGCAACATCGCGCTGGAGATCCCGGAGTGGGATCCCAGCTGCTGCATCCAGTGCGGCAAGTGCGCGCTAGCCTGCCCGCACGCCGCCATCCGCATCAAGGTCTACGATCCGGCCCTGCTGCAGGGCGCGCCGGCGACCTACAAGCACACGCCCGTCAAGGGCAAGGACTGGCCCGAGGGCACGGCCTACACCATCCAGGTGGCCCCCGAGGACTGCACGGGCTGCGAACTGTGCGTGGTCTACTGCCCGGCCAAAAACAAGTCCGACACCAGCCGCAAGGCCCTGAACATGATCTCCCAGCCCCCCGTGCGCAAGCAGGAGGCGGCCAACTGGGAGTTCTTCTTCCAGCTGCCCGAGGTGGACCGCAGCCAGGTCAAGGTGGACAGCATCAAGGGCAGCCAGCTGCTGCAGCCGCTCTTCGAGTTCAGCGGCGCCTGCTCGGGCTGCGGCGAGACGCCCTACGTCAAGCTGGTTAGCCAGCTCTTCGGCGACCGCATGCTGGTGGCCAACGCCACGGGCTGCTCGTCGATCTACGGCGGCAACCTGCCCACCACGCCCTGGAGCCGCGACAGCGCCGGGCGCGGTCCGGCCTGGAGCAACAGCCTGTTCGAGGACAACGCCGAATTCGGGTTCGGTTTCCGCCTGACGGTGGACAAGCAGGCCGAGTTCGCCCGCGAGCTGCTGGTGCGGCTGCGCGACGTGCTGGGCGCCGAATTGGTGACCTCCCTGTTGGAGGCCGTGCAGGACGACGAGGCGGGCATCGCGGCCCAGCGCGGTCGCGTGGAGGCCCTGCGGGCCAAGCTCGCCGGCCGCATGGATTGGGAGAGCCTGCATCTGGGAAGCCTGGCGGGCAACTTGGTGAAGCGCAGCGTCTGGATCATGGGCGGCGACGGCTGGGCCTACGACATCGGCTACGGCGGCCTGGACCACGTGCTGGCCTCGGGCGCCAACGTCAACGTGCTGGTGCTGGACACGGAAGTCTACTCCAACACCGGCGGCCAGAGCAGCAAGTCCACGCCCACGGGCGCGGTGGCCAAGTTCGCCGCGGGCGGCAAGGCCTCGGGCAAGAAGGATCTGGGCCTGATGGCCATGAGCTACGGCAACGTCTACGTGGCCCAGGTGGCGATGGGCTCCAAGGACCAGCACACCCTGCGGGCCCTGTTGGACGCCGAATCCTATCCCGGCCCCTCGCTGGTGATCGCCTACAGCCACTGCATCGCCCACGGCATCGCCATGGAGCGCGGGATGGAACAGCAGGATCTGGCCGTGAAGTCCGGTCACTGGCTGCTCTACCGCTACGATCCGCGCCGGGCCGAGGCCGGCGAGAACCCGCTCCTCTTGGACAGCAAGGACCCGAGCATTCCGCTGGAGGAGTACACCTACAGCGAGACGCGCTACCGCATGCTGGCCAAGGCCCAGCCGGCGCGCGCCAAGACGCTGCTGGAGCAGGGCAAGAGCGAGGTGGCCGAGCGCTGGGAACTCTACAAGCGCCTGGCCGGCCAGGCCTGAGTCTGCGATTGACCGAATTCGAGAAGCCCCGGCGCGAGTCGGGGCTTCTCGAAGAAGTCAGGTAAGACGGCTGACCATCGTACTGTCGTCGTTCCGACTCCATCGTCGAAATGCCAAGGGCGCCCGCAGGCGCCCTTGCTCGTATCAGCTGGGGGATTGATCAAACATCCGAGTTGCGACGGCCTGACGACTGCCCCTTGTTGCGGTTCAGGGCCTCTTCCCGCAACCGATCACGCACCTGCTCCGCCTCCTCGTGCTCCTGGACCGTGATCTTGTGATACACGGAGTGCACGCCGCGCCGGAACCAGGGGAAGTGCGACTCGAACATCTCCACGCCCACCAGCACGGCCACCTGGACGATGGCCATGGAAAAGGCCGCGCCGAAATAGCCCAAGCCGATCATCGAACCCACGGCGGCCAGCATCCAGATCACCGCCGCCGTTGTGACACCATAGACGATGCCCTCGCGGATCAGCATCACGCCGCCTCCCAGGAAGCCGATTCCCGTCACCACCTGGCCCAGCACGCGGGTGGGATCCGTGCCCGGACCGCCCAGTTGGTGGGACAGGAAGACGAAGATGGTCGTGCCCAGGCAGATCAGCACGCTGGTGCGGATGCCGGCCGGCTTGCCGCGCAGTTGGCGCTCCAGGCCCATGATGCCGCCCGTGGCCACGGACACGGCGACGGTCTTCCAGAACAACGGCAGGGTGATCAGTGAATCCAGCATGGTGGCCTCGCATTGGGGGCGCCAATATTGCATTGCCCCGGCGGACCTGTCAGACAAGCGAAGGACGGCCGCTCCTCCTGGAGCCGGCCGTCCCTCGCGGAGTGCAGACAGGAAGGTTCAGCGCAGCAGCGTCATGCGCCCGGTCTCCGTGTGGCCCTGCCACTCCAGCCGGTAGAGGTAGGTGCCGCTGGCGGCGGGACGTCCCGCGCCGGACTCCCCATTCCAGCTGACGCTGTGGACGCCCGCCTCCAGGCGTCCGCTCTGCAGTTCCCGCACCAGGGAACCGCTCAAATCGTAGACCGCCAGCCGAATGTCCCCGGCCGCGGGCAGGCTGAAGCGGATGGAAGTCTCCGGATTGAAGGGATTGGGCTGGTTGCCCTGCAGCAGCTGGAGACCTGCCGTGGCGACGGCGCGGTCGTTTCCGCTGCCGGCGGTGGTCGGGTCCACAGCCTGGGCCGCTGTCTCACACGGGCGTCGCCCGCGAAGACTGCGACCCCGCGGGCCGCAGCCCTGGCCCCGGCCCCGACCCGCGCCGGGTTCCAGGCCCCAGGACTGGAGCAGCTTGTCGTGTTCCGCGCGCCGCAGTTCGGGGTCGGCGTCCTGCTCGTCCAGGCGCTCCCTCAGGGCGCGGAGTTCCTTGCGCTGCGCCTTGGTCAGTTTGTCGTGGAACGCACCCGGTCCGCCGGGACCTTCCGGCCCGCAGGGTCCCCAGCCCCGGCCTGCACCGGGTTCCAGGCCCCATGACTGCAGCAGCTTGTCGTGTTCCGTGCGTCGCAGCTCGGGGTCGGCGTCCTGCTGGTCCAGGCTCTCCATCAGGGCGCGCAGTTCCGCGCGCTGGGCCTTGGTCAGCTGGTTGTGCATGGCCCCGGGTCCGCCGGGACCATCCGGTCCGCAGGGTCCCCGGCCCGCGCCGGGTTCCAGGCCCCAGGACTGGAGCAGCTTGTCGTGCTCCGAGCGCCGCAGCTCGGGGTCGGCGTCCTGCTGGTCCAGACGCTCCATCAGAGCGTGCAGCTCCGTGCGCTGGGCCTGGGTCAGCTGGTCGTGAAGCGCGCCGGGTCCACTCGGTCCCCGGCCCCGGCCCGGTCCGGCCATGGGCTCCAGGCCCCAAGACTGGAGCAACTTGTCGTGTTCCAGCCGGCAGGTCGCGCGGTCCGCGCCCTGGGCCTCCAGTTTGTCGCGCAGGGCGGCCAGCTCCTGGCGCTGCTGGGCGCTCAGGTCGCGGGGCGAGGTCACGGCCTGGGCCGCGGCCACTCCCAGGGCGGCCAGCAGCAGGGCCAGGCCCAGTCGGCGGACAGTGGTCGTGTTCATGAGATCCTCCTTGATGTCAGATGCCGGTCGGACGTAATCACCCGTCGGCCCATTCCCCTACTGCGTCAACTCAATGGTCAGCTTCACCGGCAGTCCGCTCAGCTGGAGTCGGTTGTTGGTGGATTCCGTCGGTCGCTGGCCTGGGCCACCGCCCGGCCGGCCTCCCATCCCACCGTTCGGACCGCCCTCCATTCCAGCACCCGGACCGCCCATGCCCTTGCCGGAACCTCCGCCGTCGCCGCCACCCGGACCACCGCCCCGGCCGCCCGGATGACCGCCAGCGCTGTCGCCGGGCGGGCCGCCGAAAGGTTGGCGCAGCGCCGCGCCGTCTGTGTCACGCCCGGCCGAGGGTTGCGCGGCCTCCTTGACGGCGGCCACTTCCAGCCGCAGCTGCCCGGGCTGGGCCTGAACCGCGGCCAGGCGCTCCAGCGGCAGCTCCAGTTCCAGGAACCAGCCGTCGGCCC
This genomic stretch from Candidatus Delongbacteria bacterium harbors:
- a CDS encoding MgtC/SapB family protein, with product MLDSLITLPLFWKTVAVSVATGGIMGLERQLRGKPAGIRTSVLICLGTTIFVFLSHQLGGPGTDPTRVLGQVVTGIGFLGGGVMLIREGIVYGVTTAAVIWMLAAVGSMIGLGYFGAAFSMAIVQVAVLVGVEMFESHFPWFRRGVHSVYHKITVQEHEEAEQVRDRLREEALNRNKGQSSGRRNSDV
- a CDS encoding HigA family addiction module antitoxin, whose amino-acid sequence is MQCPPHPGEVLWALCLEPLGLSVTESAAALGVSRKTLSAILNGRAGISPEMAVRLSLAFDTTAESWVLQQAQYDLWRAEQHRKEFVVRRLAAA
- a CDS encoding FlgD immunoglobulin-like domain containing protein; the protein is MNTTTVRRLGLALLLAALGVAAAQAVTSPRDLSAQQRQELAALRDKLEAQGADRATCRLEHDKLLQSWGLEPMAGPGRGRGPSGPGALHDQLTQAQRTELHALMERLDQQDADPELRRSEHDKLLQSWGLEPGAGRGPCGPDGPGGPGAMHNQLTKAQRAELRALMESLDQQDADPELRRTEHDKLLQSWGLEPGAGRGWGPCGPEGPGGPGAFHDKLTKAQRKELRALRERLDEQDADPELRRAEHDKLLQSWGLEPGAGRGRGQGCGPRGRSLRGRRPCETAAQAVDPTTAGSGNDRAVATAGLQLLQGNQPNPFNPETSIRFSLPAAGDIRLAVYDLSGSLVRELQSGRLEAGVHSVSWNGESGAGRPAASGTYLYRLEWQGHTETGRMTLLR
- the nifJ gene encoding pyruvate:ferredoxin (flavodoxin) oxidoreductase gives rise to the protein MSKRMVTIDGNEAAAYVAHRTNEICAIYPITPSSNMGEWADQWSSEQRPNIWGTVPRVVELQSEGGASGACHGALQTGALTTTFTASQGLLLMIPNMYKIAGELTSTVFHVSARSIAAQALSIFGDHSDVMAVRQTGWAMLAAGSVQEVMDMALCSQAVTLKSRIPVLHFFDGFRTSHEVAKIELIDDEVMRSMLDDEWILAHRARGLNPDNPVLRGTAQNPDVYFQGRETVNPFYNEFPGHLAEIFARFARLTGRSYLPYEFYGDAQAEDVLVIMGSGQGAVKEAVDRLNREGRKTGLLYVRMYRPFGAELFLKALPASVKRLVVLDRTKEPGCAGEPLYQDVLTAVQEGISEGYAAFSGLPRVISGRYGLSSKEFTPAMVKAVFDNLTLPKPKNHFTVGIIDDVCHTSLEWDKDWSAEDEGVFRAMFYGLGADGTVGANKNTIKIIGEETDNFAQGYFVYDSKKSGSMTISHLRFGRTPIRGSYLVDRANFIGCHQFFFLEKYDVLKTAMPGSTFLLNTSFSPEEVWEHLPRHIQNHLVEKNIRFFVTDAYKVAAATGMGQRINTVMQTCFFAISGVLPREEAIMRIKETVKKTYGPKGDAVVQKNYEAIDGSLAGLHEVKVPAEVSSLITMSPPVTPDAPAFVQETIAKIVAGMGDEVKVSEMPVDGTWPLSSARYEKRNIALEIPEWDPSCCIQCGKCALACPHAAIRIKVYDPALLQGAPATYKHTPVKGKDWPEGTAYTIQVAPEDCTGCELCVVYCPAKNKSDTSRKALNMISQPPVRKQEAANWEFFFQLPEVDRSQVKVDSIKGSQLLQPLFEFSGACSGCGETPYVKLVSQLFGDRMLVANATGCSSIYGGNLPTTPWSRDSAGRGPAWSNSLFEDNAEFGFGFRLTVDKQAEFARELLVRLRDVLGAELVTSLLEAVQDDEAGIAAQRGRVEALRAKLAGRMDWESLHLGSLAGNLVKRSVWIMGGDGWAYDIGYGGLDHVLASGANVNVLVLDTEVYSNTGGQSSKSTPTGAVAKFAAGGKASGKKDLGLMAMSYGNVYVAQVAMGSKDQHTLRALLDAESYPGPSLVIAYSHCIAHGIAMERGMEQQDLAVKSGHWLLYRYDPRRAEAGENPLLLDSKDPSIPLEEYTYSETRYRMLAKAQPARAKTLLEQGKSEVAERWELYKRLAGQA
- a CDS encoding type II toxin-antitoxin system RelE/ParE family toxin, with product MALVPRLRLVLARLQAARELRDLDLPGLRLHRLKGNRADVWAVRISGNWRLTFRFVDGEPAGVDLEDYH